Proteins from a genomic interval of Medicago truncatula cultivar Jemalong A17 chromosome 3, MtrunA17r5.0-ANR, whole genome shotgun sequence:
- the LOC25490140 gene encoding class V chitinase, whose amino-acid sequence MCFSARYLPHVSETICIDRSTPTKKMAYSKKHSFLLISTLLMILQLQFSSTNAAIKGGYWYSDSDLAVSDIDPSYFTHLFCAFADLDSNTNQVTISSTHAASFSTFTETIQSKSNSVKTLLSIGGGGGGPTLAQKFANMASQASTRKSFIDSSIRLARNNNFHGLDLDWQYPSSDAEMTNFGLLIKEWRAAVAAESRSSDKPELLLSAAVGGSDQITPLKYYPGQDVANNLDWVNVMTYDLYISDINPTQTQPPAPLKNPTGQFSADEGITKWVGLGVPKSKLALGLPFYGYKWSLADPNKHRIHDKATQGLGAVKYKDIKNDGAQIVYNSTYAQNYCFKGTDWYGYDDTQSISAKVAYAKQNGLFGYFAWHIEQDNNWALSQAASQAWGKPSVRHGVVIVTSGSTPIFFSCSD is encoded by the exons ATGTGCTTTAGTGCTAGATACCTACCTCACGTATCCGAAACAATTTGTATCGATCGATccacaccaacaaaaaaaatggctTACTCCAAAAAGCATTCGTTCCTCTTGATTTCCACTCTCCTTATGATTCTCCAACTCCAATTTTCCTCTACAAACGCTGCCATTAAAGGTGGCTATTGGTATTCTGATAGTGACCTTGCAGTTTCTGACATTGATCCCTCTTATTTCACCCACTTGTTCTGTGCATTTGCTGACCTTGATTCTAATACCAACCAAGTCACCATTTCTTCTACACACGCAGCTAGTTTCTCAACCTTCACTGAAACCATTCAGTCAAAGAGTAATTCGGTGAAGACGCTTTTATCaattggtggtggtggtggcggtCCTACTTTGGCACAAAAATTTGCCAACATGGCTAGCCAAGCCAGTACCCGAAAATCATTCATAGATTCTTCAATCCGACTAGCCAGAAATAACAACTTCCATGGCCTTGATCTTGATTGGCAGTATCCATCCTCAGACGCTGAAATGACCAACTTTGGTTTACTCATCAAAGAGTGGAGAGCTGCTGTGGCCGCAGAGTCTAGGAGTTCCGACAAGCCGGAACTGTTGTTATCTGCTGCAGTGGGTGGCTCTGATCAGATAACTCCACTAAAATACTACCCTGGTCAAGATGTTGCAAACAACTTGGATTGGGTTAATGTAATGACCTATGACCTTTACATCTCAGATATAAATCCAACTCAAACACAACCACCCGCTCCTTTGAAAAACCCAACTGGCCAATTTAGTGCAGATGAAGGTATCACAAAATGGGTAGGGTTAGGTGTGCCAAAAAGCAAACTTGCACTTGGTTTACCCTTCTATGGTTATAAGTGGAGTTTGGCAGATCCTAATAAACATAGAATTCATGATAAAGCTACGCAGGGATTAGGGGCAGTGAAGTACAAGGATATAAAAAATGATGGGGCACAGATTGTGTACAACTCCACATATGCTCAAAATTACTGCTTCAAAGGTACAGATTGGTATGGATATGATGACACTCAGAGTATATCTGCCAAGGTTGCTTATGCCAAGCAAAATGGattgtttggatattttgcTTGGCATATTGAACAAGACAACAACTGGGCTCTTTCTCAAGCAG CTTCTCAAGCCTGGGGAAAACCTAGTGTGAGGCATGGTGTTGTTATAGTCACATCAGGTTctaccccaatttttttttcatgttctGATTGA